The window TGAAATTCGCAATGTCAAAAAAAGTTTTCCTTCCTATAGAAGAGGAGGCTCAAATTACACTAAGCCCAAGAAGCGAAAGAAGAAATTTAAATACTAAACTATGGAGAAAGAAGAAAACAAGAATATGGTATTAAATAATGAATTAATTCAAGCTTATAAACAGATGTTGAGTAATCCAAAAGATTACAATTTGCCATTCAAATCAATTGATGAAATTTTTGATCCTTCAGATAATGCAATTGCAAAACATTCAGTTTTTGAGAAATATCAGAGCTTAATACAAAGAGATATTCCAAAAGTTGTTTTTTACATTATTATGGATGGTCTTTTTGTTCAAAGAAAAGCGGATGACGGAAATTTAGGATGGCTACTAACATTTAATGTTTAAACTAATTTTCTATGGCAGAGGGAGTGACAGGGAGTGCGGTGAATGAGCTTGAAGTTTTGGAAAGAGACTACGAAAGCCGAATTCGAGCAAAAATCAACCTTGAAAAAATGAAGAAGATTGAAAGCACGTGGTGCCGTGTTGGAGTGTGTATGTTGAGAGGGGGAATATTAACGACTTTTAAACCGAAGAAGAATGGCAAGACCGTCAGAATATGATTTTGAACTTTGTAAAAAGATTTGTGATGAAGTTGCAAATGGTGAAAACATTATTTCAGTTTTAAAAGAATCGACTTATCCTTCATGGTCTACTTTCCGTAGGTGGAAAAATGAGAATGACGAATTACGAACATTGTATGTAAACTCTCAGCAAGACAAGGGTATAGCATTGGAAAATGAAATTGATGATGTTATGCAATCCCTAAAGGCGGGAGATATGGAAGCTTCAGTTGGTAACGTACTAATCCAAACTTTAAAATGGAAGATGGCTAAATTCTATCCTAAAATGTTTGGTGATAAATTAGACGTAGAGGCTAACGGTAATTTAAATATTACTTGGAACGAAGAAAAGACGTATGAGTAATGAGGTTGTCAAAAAAGCAAACAATTGCTCTTGACTATTTAGAAGACGGAGTAACGAATGAAATAGGATATGGAGGCGGGGCCGGAGGTGGTAAATCTATTCTAGGCTGTTACTGGCAGTTAAAAAACCGTTTGAAATATCCAGATACCCGTGGGCTTATTGGCAGGGCGTCATTGAAGACTTTAAAGGAAACGACATTGCAGTCTTTTTTTTATGTTGCAAACCAACAGGGGTTGAAGGCAAACATTCATTACAAATTCAATGCTCAGTCAAACCAAATACTTTTCCCGAATAAATCAATCATTTTTTTAAAAGACCTTTTCCTTTATCCTTCGGACCCAAACTTTGACGAGCTGGGATCGCTGGAAATAACTGATCTTTTCATTGACGAAACGGCTCAGATAACAAAGAAGGCATGGGATATTGCTCAGTCAAGGATAAGGTATAACTTGGATATGTACGGTTTGGTTC of the Chryseobacterium aureum genome contains:
- a CDS encoding terminase small subunit-like protein, producing the protein MARPSEYDFELCKKICDEVANGENIISVLKESTYPSWSTFRRWKNENDELRTLYVNSQQDKGIALENEIDDVMQSLKAGDMEASVGNVLIQTLKWKMAKFYPKMFGDKLDVEANGNLNITWNEEKTYE